In a single window of the Acipenser ruthenus chromosome 42, fAciRut3.2 maternal haplotype, whole genome shotgun sequence genome:
- the LOC117404911 gene encoding uncharacterized protein LOC117404911, which translates to MSASCETFPMFLLDGAITKVSETDSEDDSDSDSNSDTDYEFPEPTTFPISATSFPGPRRVKVTEFRPVIHQEGYTTTYRFSFEKEGRHQCEITNLIFNVALAPAEVEYHTEQWEKCPLHSSFLLPAGPLFDIKCLNGVLKHLSFPHSEYSPELAYSPSTTNPGSTETQPLPNPFRRAEIELVVAHKKNDNIEVIKPIKVTKTHIKIKVKEMSLFGLLRRKKKSKFRALVLLFLSKLVTRKALDVHLLPSNVVLDEVKKKQENGTFLRMPAECVIMEGETYNISCDLEEARVQPKEHVYYRDYNQNFLPTFQIILNDDVIDLELQLFKSSDKNTAIWSRWVPIDVCRSSQPPEIELVVAHKKNDNIEVIKPIKVTKTHIKIKVKEMSLFGLLRRKKKSKFRALVLLFLSKLVTRKTLDVHLLPSNVVLDEVKKKQENGTFLRMPAECVIMEGETYNISCDLEEARVQPKEHVYYRDYNQNFLPTFQIILNDDVIDLELQLFKSSDKNTAIWSRWVPIDVCRSSQPPVQRLMAMRKDFIEGVNVSVIGSLLDDLLQIRVLNDSEVEAVKQGETCTSAKARNLIDMVRKKGSEASMALLSKLEKRDPMFYKSLETV; encoded by the exons ATGTCGGCTTCGTGTGAAACATTTCCGATGTTTTTGCTTGACGGTGCTATTACTAAGGTTTCAGAAACAGATTCTGAAGATGACAGCGATTCAGATTCTAACTCGGATACTGACTACGAATTCCCAGAACCAACAACGTTTCCA atcTCGGCCACAAGCTTTCCAGGACCAAGACGTGTAAAG GTGACAGAATTTCGACCAGTAATACACCAGGAGGGTTACACCACAACCTACAG ATTTTCATTTGAGAAGGAAGGAAGACACCAGTGTGAGATCACAAATCTGATTTTTAATGTGGCGTTGGCTCCAGCTGAAGTTGAGTATCACACAGAGCAATGGGAGAAGTGTCCCCTTCACAGCAGCTTCCTGCTTCCTGCTGGTCCACTGTTTGATATAAAATGCCTGAACGGAGTTTTGAAGCACCTTTCCTTCCCACACTCAGAATACTCTCCTG aacTTGCCTACAGTCCTTCCACGACCAACCCTGGAAGTACAG AAACACAGCCGCTGCCCAACCCCTTTAGAAGAGCAG aaatagaGTTGGTGGTGGCACACAAGAAAAATGACAATATTGAAGTTATTAAACCCATCAAAGTGACGAAAACTCACATCAAAATAAAGGTCAAAGAAATGTCTCTCTTTGGTCTGTtgagaagaaagaaaaaatctaaaTTCAGAGCGCTGGTTCTTCTGTTTCTCAGCAAACTTGTGACAAGAAAAGCGTTAGATGTGCACTTGCTCCCCTCAAACGTTGTTCTGGATGAA GTTAAAAAGAAACAGGAAAATGGGACTTTCCTTCGAATGCCGGCTGAATGTGTTATAATGGAGGGTGAAACATACAACATTTCATGTGACCTTGAAGAGGCACGGGTTCAACCGAAA gaacatgtttattatagagACTACAATCAGAACTTCCTCCCAACATTTCAGATCATTTTGAACGATGATGTGATTGACCTGGAGCTACAGCTTTTCAAAAGCagtgacaaaaacacagcaatCTGGTCTCGCTGGGTACCCATTGATG tctgCAGATCATCACAACCGCCTG aaatagaGTTGGTGGTGGCACACAAGAAAAATGACAATATTGAAGTTATTAAACCCATCAAAGTGACGAAAACTCACATCAAAATAAAGGTCAAAGAAATGTCTCTCTTTGGTCTGTtgagaagaaagaaaaaatctaaaTTCAGAGCGCTGGTTCTTCTGTTTCTCAGCAAACTTGTGACAAGAAAAACGTTAGATGTGCACTTGCTCCCCTCAAACGTTGTTCTGGATGAA GTTAAAAAGAAACAGGAAAATGGGACTTTCCTTCGAATGCCTGCTGAATGTGTTATAATGGAGGGTGAAACATACAACATTTCATGTGACCTTGAAGAGGCACGGGTTCAACCGAAA gaacatgtttattatagagACTACAATCAGAACTTCCTCCCAACATTTCAGATCATTTTGAACGATGATGTGATTGACCTGGAGCTACAGCTTTTCAAAAGCagtgacaaaaacacagcaatCTGGTCTCGCTGGGTACCCATTGATG TCTGCAGATCGTCACAACCGCCTG TTCAGAGGCTGATGGCGATGAGGAAGGACTTCATTGAGGGGGTGAACGTCTCTGTCATCGGAAGCCTGCTGGATGACTTGCTGCAGATCAGAGTGTTGAACGATAGCGAGGTGGAGGCAGTGAAGCAGGGGGAGACCTGCACCAGTGCCAAGGCTCGCAACCTGATCGACATGGTGAGGAAGAAGGGGAGTGAAGCAAGCATGGCACTGCTTTCCAAACTGGAGAAGAGGGACCCCATGTTCTATAAATCACTTGAAACTGTTTAG